The proteins below are encoded in one region of Bremerella sp. P1:
- a CDS encoding sulfatase, protein MKYLQFQTLLIAFLAPICWTNFAIAEETRPNFVFILADDLAWSDLGCYGHSWHRTPNIDQLAQGGTRFTSAYASAPICSASRASLLTGKTTASLGFEFVTKGAPGRQNVDAPTVLIAPPLTLNLPLSERTIAERLSDLGYETAFFGKWHLNQHHGRYLGWSPTHGPKQQGFQVAEEDFGAHPYSWGRKPPADVVKEGDFVDDSMVDRVCRYIRQPHDRPYFVMASSFYVHTPVRTPLKWLTDHYEKTIPADAKNRANRVKYAAFLETLDHHVGQILQSIEASGQSDETLVVFFSDNGGHPEYTANAPLRGSKWNLYEGGIRVPMIVRWPGHAEPGSENDSPTAGYDLLSTFVQAADGDIEDVDGQAITLSADSDPADQRDLIWHFPYYHPESGYGKAKTTIGVDDFAVSKTKPQSAIRRGNYKLIWFAEDNHAELYDLSRDLSEQIDLSEVAPAKAAELTKALHQYLQEHHARMATPR, encoded by the coding sequence ATGAAGTACCTTCAATTTCAGACACTCTTGATTGCCTTCCTGGCGCCCATTTGTTGGACCAACTTTGCCATCGCAGAGGAAACTCGACCGAACTTTGTCTTCATCCTCGCTGATGACTTGGCATGGTCTGATCTCGGTTGTTATGGCCATTCTTGGCATCGAACGCCGAACATCGATCAATTAGCCCAAGGAGGAACACGCTTCACCAGCGCCTACGCTTCGGCGCCCATTTGTTCGGCATCGCGAGCGAGCCTTCTAACTGGTAAGACAACCGCGAGTCTCGGTTTCGAATTCGTGACCAAAGGGGCACCTGGCAGGCAAAACGTTGACGCACCGACGGTGCTTATTGCCCCGCCTCTGACACTTAATCTTCCGCTTTCCGAACGCACCATCGCCGAGCGGCTGTCAGATCTAGGATACGAAACGGCCTTCTTTGGAAAGTGGCATCTAAACCAACACCACGGGCGGTACCTGGGATGGAGCCCTACGCATGGCCCTAAGCAGCAAGGCTTTCAAGTCGCCGAAGAGGACTTTGGTGCGCACCCTTACTCGTGGGGCCGCAAGCCGCCTGCCGATGTGGTTAAAGAGGGTGACTTTGTCGACGACTCGATGGTGGATCGAGTATGCCGATACATTCGCCAACCACACGATCGTCCCTACTTCGTCATGGCTTCCTCATTCTACGTGCATACGCCTGTCAGAACACCACTGAAATGGTTGACCGATCACTACGAGAAGACGATTCCTGCAGACGCCAAGAACCGAGCCAACCGCGTCAAGTACGCGGCATTCTTAGAAACCCTCGATCACCATGTAGGCCAGATCCTGCAATCCATAGAGGCAAGTGGCCAATCCGACGAGACGCTTGTCGTTTTCTTCTCCGACAACGGTGGCCATCCAGAGTACACAGCCAATGCGCCTTTGCGTGGATCGAAGTGGAACCTGTACGAAGGAGGGATCCGTGTGCCGATGATCGTGCGTTGGCCCGGTCATGCAGAGCCTGGTTCAGAAAATGACTCTCCGACCGCCGGATATGATCTACTATCGACATTCGTCCAGGCAGCGGATGGCGATATCGAAGACGTCGACGGGCAGGCAATCACGTTAAGTGCCGATTCCGATCCAGCTGATCAGCGAGACCTCATTTGGCACTTTCCTTATTACCATCCCGAAAGCGGCTATGGTAAGGCGAAAACGACGATCGGCGTTGATGATTTCGCCGTCAGCAAAACGAAACCGCAGTCAGCAATTCGTCGAGGCAACTACAAGCTAATTTGGTTTGCCGAAGACAATCATGCTGAATTGTACGATCTTTCGCGTGATCTGTCGGAACAAATCGACCTTAGCGAAGTCGCACCGGCGAAGGCAGCCGAGTTGACCAAGGCGTTGCATCAATATCTGCAAGAGCACCATGCTCGAATGGCAACTCCGCGTTAA
- a CDS encoding GntR family transcriptional regulator has product MEKIPRRKQAYQYIQQRILSGDLPAGTQISELALAKEIGMSRMPIREAIRQLEVEGLVRQVPRFGTIVHSLDRSEMAELYEVREALESHAAELIAGHLSSEDTQILSLLCNKILLVGRELRDTKEKMLSPELMQKFLAADMGFHMVILRASGNRRMMKIVSDLRVLSRIFTAQRETHDLKIVTSVYRYHRRILRALKRANGDLARSWMREHIRESRRLALESFDRRQAMGDARNALPLALPQDLLEEINQIEAGET; this is encoded by the coding sequence ATGGAAAAGATTCCGCGACGCAAGCAAGCGTACCAATATATCCAGCAGCGAATCTTGTCCGGCGACTTACCGGCCGGAACGCAAATTTCCGAACTTGCGCTGGCGAAAGAAATCGGCATGAGTCGAATGCCGATTCGCGAGGCGATTCGGCAGTTGGAAGTCGAGGGGCTCGTGCGACAGGTCCCCCGGTTCGGGACGATTGTTCATTCCTTGGATCGTTCGGAAATGGCTGAGCTCTACGAAGTTCGCGAGGCCTTGGAAAGTCATGCCGCGGAGTTGATTGCCGGGCATCTGAGTAGTGAAGACACCCAGATTCTGTCGTTATTGTGCAATAAGATCTTGCTCGTTGGTCGAGAACTGCGGGACACCAAAGAGAAGATGCTCAGTCCGGAGCTTATGCAAAAGTTCCTGGCGGCGGACATGGGTTTTCACATGGTGATCTTGCGCGCCAGTGGCAACCGCCGGATGATGAAGATTGTTTCCGACCTGCGGGTACTGTCGAGGATCTTCACAGCGCAGCGCGAAACGCACGACCTGAAGATTGTGACAAGCGTCTATCGCTACCATCGTCGCATACTACGAGCGCTTAAGCGTGCGAATGGGGATTTAGCTCGTTCTTGGATGCGGGAACATATTCGCGAAAGCCGCCGCCTTGCGCTTGAATCGTTCGATCGTCGCCAGGCAATGGGAGACGCTCGAAATGCTCTGCCGCTTGCCCTTCCGCAGGACTTGCTCGAAGAAATCAATCAAATTGAAGCGGGCGAGACTTAA
- a CDS encoding sodium:solute symporter produces the protein MHQFAVADIVVLVTYLLGVVGLGVWFFRKSRNPEGYMAASRSMPGWVVGLSIFGTYVSSISFLALPGKAFSSDWNALAFSFSLPLAAWVATIWFVPYYREGDAVSAYQHLEQRFGVWARTYAATCYLLTQVARMGSVMYLLALPLHQLLGWNVPALILVTGGLTTLYTLLGGIEGVIWTDALQSIVLATGAVACAIILPMTMPDGASQMLEIATNHDKFSLGSMGFSLSQPTFWVVLIYGMFINLQNFGIDQSYVQRYIAAKSDADARKSVWIGALVYVPISIIFLWIGTALFSYYYVQPDLLPESLQAEIAEGKGDGVFPYFIVDGLPTGVSGLLVAAIFAAAMSTLSTSLNGAATLTLTDYYRRFIRPHASERESMVVLYVSTMAWGVIGTTTAIAMIEVQSILDAWWQLAGIFSGGMLGLFLLGMLSRKAGNAAAVVGVILGVAVILWMTLSRTEIWPDGWVTIASPFNNYLVIVFGTLTILLVGWLLAHVFARAVAKDATGDTDTASDEQT, from the coding sequence GTGCACCAATTTGCCGTCGCCGATATCGTTGTGCTCGTGACTTACCTTCTCGGGGTAGTAGGGCTCGGCGTCTGGTTCTTCCGCAAAAGCCGCAATCCCGAAGGCTACATGGCCGCCAGCCGTTCGATGCCAGGCTGGGTCGTCGGACTTTCAATATTCGGTACGTACGTTAGTAGCATCAGCTTTCTAGCACTACCAGGCAAGGCGTTTTCCAGCGACTGGAATGCGCTCGCATTTAGCTTTTCCCTGCCGCTGGCGGCATGGGTCGCCACCATCTGGTTCGTCCCCTATTATCGCGAAGGAGATGCGGTTTCTGCCTACCAACACCTGGAACAACGCTTCGGCGTTTGGGCTCGAACCTATGCGGCAACTTGCTATCTCCTGACCCAAGTCGCACGGATGGGCTCGGTGATGTACCTCTTGGCGCTTCCGCTTCATCAACTTTTGGGCTGGAATGTACCAGCACTGATCCTGGTAACAGGCGGTCTTACGACGCTCTACACGCTCCTTGGTGGAATCGAAGGGGTCATCTGGACTGATGCCTTGCAAAGCATCGTGTTGGCAACTGGCGCAGTGGCATGTGCCATTATCCTTCCCATGACGATGCCGGACGGAGCGTCGCAGATGCTCGAGATCGCAACGAACCACGACAAGTTCAGCCTCGGCTCCATGGGCTTCAGTCTTTCTCAGCCGACCTTCTGGGTCGTGTTGATCTACGGGATGTTTATTAATCTGCAGAACTTTGGCATCGATCAAAGTTACGTTCAGCGTTACATCGCCGCAAAATCGGACGCGGATGCACGAAAGTCGGTCTGGATCGGGGCACTCGTATACGTTCCTATCTCGATCATCTTCTTATGGATCGGAACGGCGCTGTTCTCCTACTACTACGTTCAACCAGACCTTCTGCCTGAATCCCTTCAAGCAGAAATCGCCGAAGGCAAGGGAGACGGTGTCTTTCCCTATTTCATTGTTGATGGACTTCCCACCGGTGTCTCAGGGCTTCTCGTCGCCGCCATCTTTGCTGCGGCCATGAGCACGCTTTCAACAAGCCTGAATGGGGCGGCAACGTTGACGCTGACAGACTACTATCGCCGCTTCATTCGCCCGCATGCCAGCGAGCGTGAATCGATGGTAGTCCTCTACGTTAGTACAATGGCATGGGGCGTGATCGGCACGACGACTGCAATTGCCATGATCGAGGTTCAAAGCATTCTCGATGCGTGGTGGCAACTGGCGGGAATCTTCAGTGGAGGCATGCTTGGTTTATTCCTGCTGGGAATGCTCTCGCGAAAAGCTGGGAACGCGGCCGCTGTCGTGGGGGTAATACTCGGTGTGGCCGTCATTTTATGGATGACCCTTTCCCGTACCGAAATATGGCCCGATGGCTGGGTCACCATCGCAAGTCCCTTCAACAACTACTTAGTCATTGTCTTCGGAACGCTTACGATACTGTTAGTCGGCTGGTTATTGGCACACGTCTTTGCACGTGCCGTAGCCAAAGATGCGACTGGCGATACCGATACGGCTTCCGATGAACAAACCTGA
- a CDS encoding dihydrodipicolinate synthase family protein, with the protein MNSPNEPFHGIIPPLVTPLMGRDELDHDGLARVIEHTIDGGVHGLFILGSTGEAPSLSYRLRRELIDAACQHVDGRVPVLVGITDTAFVESVALAQHAAEAGAAAVVLTTPYYFPAGQTELISYVRNITPELPLPLMLYNMPQLTKVWFEIETLKQLADLDGIVGLKDSSGDMAYFEDAAKLKAIRPDWSVMIGPEAKLPEAMALGGDGGVAGGANVLPRLFVECYEAKLANDDVKLAELHDRINDFQRIYEIGKYASKYIKATKCCLSLMGICNDFMAEPFHSFRTPQRLQVAEILNQLDIPVTQS; encoded by the coding sequence GTGAATTCGCCCAACGAACCGTTTCACGGAATCATTCCACCACTCGTAACACCATTAATGGGGCGAGATGAACTGGATCATGATGGCTTGGCACGCGTGATCGAGCATACGATCGATGGCGGCGTACATGGGCTATTCATTCTCGGTAGTACTGGTGAAGCCCCGAGTCTAAGTTACCGGTTACGCCGAGAACTAATCGATGCCGCGTGTCAGCACGTCGACGGCCGCGTTCCTGTGCTGGTCGGCATCACCGATACGGCATTCGTGGAGTCTGTTGCGCTGGCGCAACATGCTGCCGAGGCAGGGGCAGCTGCGGTTGTCCTGACGACTCCTTATTACTTCCCAGCGGGGCAAACCGAACTGATCAGCTACGTTCGCAACATCACGCCTGAGCTTCCCTTGCCGCTGATGCTTTACAACATGCCGCAGCTCACCAAGGTGTGGTTCGAGATCGAAACACTCAAGCAACTTGCTGACCTGGACGGAATTGTGGGGCTCAAAGATAGCAGCGGTGACATGGCGTACTTCGAAGACGCCGCGAAGCTTAAAGCCATCCGTCCCGACTGGTCGGTCATGATCGGTCCGGAAGCAAAGCTGCCAGAAGCCATGGCCCTGGGAGGCGATGGCGGGGTCGCAGGCGGAGCCAATGTCCTGCCCCGGCTGTTCGTCGAATGTTACGAAGCAAAGCTTGCCAATGACGACGTCAAACTGGCAGAATTACACGATCGCATTAACGATTTTCAGCGCATTTACGAAATCGGCAAATACGCCTCAAAATACATCAAGGCGACCAAGTGTTGCCTTTCGTTGATGGGAATTTGCAACGACTTCATGGCCGAACCTTTTCATAGTTTTCGCACGCCCCAGCGTTTACAAGTTGCTGAGATCTTGAATCAGCTCGATATCCCTGTCACCCAAAGCTAA
- a CDS encoding fucose isomerase, with the protein MPTQQPPVQLVASGDSRLSANQKCWPAQKALEEALQAAIEKLGYRLQRAHQVTEEGHGFIDSQKRGMEVFRTIDPDAPLIVAEAVWQYSHHVLAGLLSHRGPILTLANWSGQWPGLVGMLNLNGSLTKAGAEYSTLWSEAFTDDFFLGHLKTWLETGQVHHTTEHVATLAPEWIPQSANETGKRLADELRQQKAIMGVFDEGCMGMFNAIIPDHLLHPLGVFKERLSQSALFAEMQEVSHADAEKAFHWFQEEGMQFHFGEDDAEELTPNQVLEQCRMYVAAVRLADHFGCETIGIQYQQGLKDLTPASDLVEGTLNSTSRPPVFDREGSKELFAGQAIPHFNEVDECAGLDAVMINRIHRALNQPVETTLHDLRWGCLDESGTTNEYVWVFEISGSAPAEHLGGWEQCHGYRQPAMYFPKGGSTLSGVSRPGEIVWSRIYVANNALHMDLGRGESITLPPAETKRRLEATTSVWPIMHGVTYGVSRDQMMAKHKANHVQVAYAHDAAAADEAFWTRAAMAMALGIQVNLCGTKKDGSRWDQKG; encoded by the coding sequence ATGCCTACCCAGCAGCCCCCCGTGCAATTGGTCGCCAGTGGCGACTCTCGTCTATCCGCAAATCAGAAGTGTTGGCCTGCTCAAAAAGCTCTCGAAGAAGCGCTGCAAGCCGCGATCGAGAAACTTGGCTACCGTCTCCAGCGTGCTCACCAGGTGACGGAAGAGGGACATGGCTTCATCGATAGCCAGAAACGCGGTATGGAAGTGTTTCGTACCATTGATCCCGACGCGCCACTAATCGTCGCGGAAGCTGTCTGGCAGTATTCTCATCATGTGTTGGCGGGACTTCTCAGCCATCGTGGTCCGATCCTGACCCTCGCCAACTGGTCTGGACAGTGGCCAGGTCTGGTAGGAATGCTGAACCTCAACGGTTCATTGACGAAGGCCGGAGCCGAATACTCCACGCTCTGGAGTGAAGCTTTCACCGACGACTTCTTCCTCGGCCATCTGAAAACATGGCTGGAAACCGGTCAGGTTCACCATACGACGGAACATGTCGCCACGCTCGCGCCTGAATGGATTCCCCAATCGGCTAACGAAACGGGAAAGCGACTAGCCGACGAGTTGCGGCAACAGAAGGCCATCATGGGAGTCTTCGACGAAGGTTGCATGGGGATGTTTAACGCAATCATCCCAGACCATCTTCTGCACCCACTGGGTGTCTTTAAGGAACGTTTGAGCCAGTCTGCACTTTTTGCCGAAATGCAAGAGGTAAGCCACGCGGACGCCGAGAAGGCATTTCATTGGTTCCAAGAAGAAGGGATGCAGTTTCATTTCGGAGAGGACGACGCCGAAGAACTAACGCCCAACCAAGTACTTGAACAATGCCGAATGTACGTTGCGGCTGTTCGACTGGCCGATCATTTTGGCTGTGAAACGATCGGCATTCAGTATCAACAAGGTCTCAAGGATCTGACGCCTGCCAGTGACTTGGTCGAAGGAACCCTCAACAGCACGAGCCGCCCTCCGGTGTTTGACCGCGAGGGATCGAAGGAACTATTCGCCGGGCAGGCGATTCCTCACTTTAATGAAGTCGACGAATGTGCCGGCCTTGATGCAGTCATGATCAATCGCATTCATCGGGCTCTGAATCAACCGGTAGAGACAACGCTCCATGATCTTCGCTGGGGATGCCTCGATGAGTCTGGGACCACGAACGAATACGTCTGGGTCTTTGAAATCTCGGGGTCTGCGCCTGCCGAACACCTTGGCGGATGGGAACAGTGCCACGGCTACCGCCAGCCTGCGATGTATTTCCCCAAAGGCGGATCAACGCTGTCTGGCGTTTCTCGTCCCGGTGAAATCGTCTGGTCGCGTATTTACGTTGCCAACAATGCTCTTCACATGGATCTCGGTCGTGGCGAGTCGATCACCCTTCCTCCCGCAGAAACGAAACGACGCCTGGAGGCCACAACCTCTGTTTGGCCGATTATGCACGGCGTCACGTATGGCGTTTCCCGCGACCAAATGATGGCCAAGCACAAGGCCAACCACGTCCAGGTAGCCTATGCCCACGATGCCGCGGCAGCGGACGAAGCATTCTGGACTCGCGCCGCCATGGCCATGGCTTTGGGTATCCAGGTCAACCTTTGCGGTACGAAGAAGGATGGCTCTCGCTGGGATCAAAAGGGATAA
- a CDS encoding FGGY-family carbohydrate kinase: protein MNDSHFIGVDVGTGSARVGVFDGHGVMLASAVHPIETFRPKAHFVEQSSTNIWQAVCKCVREAIATAEIDAATVRGIGFDATCSLVATDDKGQPVTVSPDGNDDQNVIVWMDHRATAQAARINEGEYDVLKYVGNVISPEMETPKLLWLKENLPQTWQRATKFFDLPDYLTYRATGDETRSLCSTVCKWTYLGHENSGEETGRWDAKYFESIGLGDLAEENFARIGTKVRPMGEAVGSGLLHEAAVELGLSEGTAVGVSIIDAHAGGIGMIGATLEGCSPDAEELGRRLALIGGTSSCHMAASQDARFIQGIWGPYFSAMIPGMWLTEGGQSATGALIDFVIDSHQAKPELDQLADAANKSIYEVLNERLEVLSKDRKVPASLTRELHVCPYFHGNRSPWADPTLRGMVTGHSLSASLDDLTILYLATIQAVAYGTRHIIEVMNGAGYRIDTIFACGGGTKNPVFLREHADITGCRVVLPKEPESVLLGSAMLGAVASGEKSDLLDAMATMSAAETVLEPAKGPTTQYHQSKYAVFQRLHDDQLAYRDLMTKHFS, encoded by the coding sequence ATGAACGACAGCCATTTCATTGGGGTAGACGTCGGTACCGGCAGCGCTCGAGTTGGTGTTTTCGATGGCCACGGCGTGATGCTTGCTTCGGCCGTGCATCCCATCGAGACGTTCCGCCCGAAGGCCCACTTCGTGGAACAGTCTTCCACGAACATCTGGCAGGCCGTCTGCAAGTGTGTTCGTGAAGCCATCGCTACAGCAGAGATCGATGCCGCTACGGTCCGTGGCATTGGTTTCGATGCAACGTGTTCACTCGTTGCCACTGACGACAAGGGTCAACCGGTCACCGTAAGCCCCGATGGCAACGACGATCAGAACGTGATCGTCTGGATGGACCACCGCGCCACCGCTCAGGCCGCACGAATCAATGAAGGGGAATACGACGTTTTAAAGTATGTCGGCAACGTTATCTCGCCTGAGATGGAAACCCCGAAGCTTCTTTGGCTCAAAGAGAATCTTCCGCAAACGTGGCAGCGGGCGACGAAGTTCTTCGATCTCCCAGATTACCTGACCTATCGTGCCACCGGAGACGAAACGCGTTCGCTTTGTAGCACCGTTTGCAAGTGGACGTACCTGGGGCACGAGAATTCAGGCGAGGAAACCGGCCGCTGGGATGCCAAGTACTTTGAATCTATTGGTCTGGGTGACTTGGCTGAGGAGAACTTCGCCCGCATTGGAACGAAGGTTCGTCCGATGGGGGAAGCGGTGGGGAGTGGACTCTTGCATGAAGCTGCCGTGGAACTAGGCCTGAGTGAAGGCACGGCAGTTGGCGTTTCTATCATCGATGCCCATGCGGGCGGTATTGGGATGATTGGAGCCACGCTCGAAGGCTGCTCGCCGGATGCCGAGGAATTGGGTCGTCGCCTCGCACTGATCGGTGGTACCTCAAGTTGTCACATGGCGGCTTCGCAGGACGCACGATTCATTCAAGGGATCTGGGGACCTTACTTTTCGGCCATGATCCCAGGCATGTGGCTCACTGAAGGAGGCCAGTCAGCAACTGGAGCCCTGATCGACTTTGTGATCGACAGTCATCAAGCTAAGCCTGAATTAGATCAACTTGCCGATGCTGCCAACAAAAGCATTTACGAGGTGCTGAACGAACGACTGGAAGTCCTATCGAAAGATCGCAAAGTCCCCGCCTCACTCACCCGTGAACTCCATGTGTGCCCTTACTTTCACGGCAACCGATCTCCATGGGCGGACCCAACGCTGCGTGGCATGGTGACCGGACACTCACTTTCCGCATCTTTGGACGATCTGACCATACTTTACCTCGCCACGATTCAGGCAGTCGCCTACGGAACTCGACATATCATCGAAGTCATGAACGGCGCCGGCTATCGCATCGACACGATTTTTGCTTGTGGCGGCGGTACGAAGAACCCGGTATTTCTTCGCGAGCACGCCGATATCACCGGTTGCCGTGTCGTTTTACCCAAGGAGCCCGAGTCTGTCCTGCTGGGAAGTGCGATGTTAGGAGCCGTGGCCTCTGGCGAAAAGAGCGATTTGCTTGATGCTATGGCCACCATGAGTGCCGCGGAAACGGTTCTCGAGCCGGCAAAAGGGCCAACGACACAATATCATCAATCAAAGTACGCCGTGTTTCAGCGGCTCCATGATGATCAGTTGGCGTATCGAGACTTGATGACCAAGCACTTCTCATAA